A window from Cytobacillus sp. IB215665 encodes these proteins:
- a CDS encoding DUF4349 domain-containing protein — translation MVINQANIRMEVEDYERKYKQIQIDAEAIGGYIVQSNVHNEQKEQLEGAVVIRIPQKNFYPFLDKLEQLSVKVYSKDISGEDVTVECVDLQSRLKSKNCRGKIYRKLQKDKQG, via the coding sequence ATGGTTATTAATCAAGCTAATATAAGGATGGAAGTGGAGGATTATGAACGAAAGTATAAGCAAATTCAAATTGATGCTGAAGCTATCGGGGGTTATATCGTTCAATCAAATGTGCATAACGAACAGAAAGAACAGCTTGAAGGTGCAGTAGTAATACGGATTCCTCAAAAAAATTTTTACCCATTTCTAGATAAGCTTGAGCAATTAAGCGTGAAAGTTTATTCAAAAGATATTTCTGGCGAAGATGTGACAGTAGAATGTGTCGACTTACAATCAAGATTAAAGTCAAAAAATTGTAGAGGAAAGATATATAGAAAACTACAAAAAGATAAACAAGGATAA
- the sigK gene encoding RNA polymerase sporulation sigma factor SigK, whose translation MTEILSALGYFIKELVFLVSHVKNNAFPQPLSPSEEKKYLQLMANGDEHARNILIEHNLRLVAHIVKKFENTGEDAEDLISIGTIGLIKAIESYSSGKGTKLATYAARCIENEILMHLRALKKTKKDVSLHDPIGQDKEGNEISLIDVLKSEAEDVIETIQLNMELEKIKEYIDILDEREREVIIGRFGLDLKKEKTQREIAKELGISRSYVSRIEKRALMKMFHEFYRAEKERGRK comes from the coding sequence AGTATCACATGTAAAAAACAATGCCTTTCCACAACCGTTGTCTCCCTCTGAAGAAAAGAAATATTTACAGCTCATGGCGAATGGTGACGAACATGCAAGAAACATATTAATTGAACATAACTTACGTTTAGTTGCACATATTGTGAAAAAATTTGAAAACACCGGTGAAGATGCAGAAGATTTAATATCCATCGGTACGATAGGTTTAATTAAAGCAATCGAGAGTTACTCTTCAGGAAAAGGCACAAAACTTGCGACATATGCAGCTAGATGTATTGAAAACGAGATACTTATGCATTTAAGAGCTTTGAAAAAAACTAAAAAAGATGTCTCACTTCATGATCCAATCGGGCAAGATAAAGAAGGAAATGAGATTAGTTTGATTGATGTATTAAAATCAGAAGCCGAAGACGTTATTGAAACGATTCAATTAAACATGGAGTTAGAAAAGATTAAAGAATATATTGATATACTTGATGAACGAGAAAGAGAAGTCATTATTGGACGTTTTGGTCTAGATCTAAAAAAAGAAAAAACCCAACGGGAAATTGCAAAAGAATTAGGTATATCGCGAAGCTATGTTTCTCGTATTGAAAAAAGAGCATTAATGAAAATGTTCCATGAATTTTATCGAGCTGAAAAAGAAAGAGGGAGGAAATAA